In a single window of the Euleptes europaea isolate rEulEur1 chromosome 4, rEulEur1.hap1, whole genome shotgun sequence genome:
- the CLDN23 gene encoding claudin-23, whose product MRTPAAMVVGIVLAPCGLILNLTSTLAPNWRDLSRIPDKAFDIIQHQGIWDICEESVSTHDTSCNIQDSLDYYSQLPVQVSKGLMPSSLAVLVLGLVVASLGVRCWTETPHFLLAGLGGLSLFISGVLSLIAVSWYNYELYNLPAVAGSTLQVGYCLVLGYLGSCLEIIGGVSLAVSFAQCCKECKLKKDAKNYNYPPAGVQAPATFPTVASSVDHKDFEMYYRTPTPRSYTNSLDVLEDERASKYSYRSRLPCDSDL is encoded by the coding sequence ATGCGGACCCCGGCAGCCATGGTTGTGGGCATCGTCCTCGCTCCCTGTGGCCTTATCTTGAACCTGACCAGCACGCTGGCTCCCAACTGGAGGGACCTGAGTCGGATCCCCGACAAGGCTTTCGATATCATCCAGCACCAGGGCATCTGGGACATCTGCGAGGAATCCGTAAGCACCCACGACACCAGTTGCAACATCCAAGACAGCCTCGACTACTATTCCCAGCTACCCGTGCAAGTTTCCAAGGGGCTCATGCCCTCGTCTCTGGCGGTCCTCGTCCTAGGGCTGGTTGTGGCTTCTCTGGGCGTGCGCTGCTGGACGGAGACACCCCACTTCCTGCTGGCTGGGCTGGGCGGCCTGTCGCTTTTCATTTCCGGGGTGCTGAGCCTGATTGCCGTCTCCTGGTACAACTACGAACTCTACAACCTACCCGCCGTTGCCGGCAGCACCCTGCAGGTCGGCTACTGCCTGGTCCTCGGTTACCTGGGCAGCTGCCTGGAAATTATCGGGGGCGTCTCCCTTGCCGTCAGCTTTGCCCAGTGCTGCAAGGAATGCAAGCTAAAGAAAGACGCTAAGAATTACAATTATCCGCCTGCCGGCGTGCAAGCCCCAGCCACCTTCCCGACCGTCGCTTCCTCTGTTGACCACAAAGATTTCGAAATGTATTATAGGACTCCGACGCCCAGGTCCTACACCAACTCTCTTGATGTACTGGAGGATGAACGGGCTAGTAAGTACAGCTACAGGAGCAGGCTTCCCTGTGACTCAGATTTATAG